One window of Triticum dicoccoides isolate Atlit2015 ecotype Zavitan chromosome 5A, WEW_v2.0, whole genome shotgun sequence genomic DNA carries:
- the LOC119302181 gene encoding oleoyl-acyl carrier protein thioesterase 1, chloroplastic-like, with product MGSLLEDGLSYKESFIVRCYEVGINKTATVETIANLLQEVGCNHAQSVGFSTDGFATTTTMRELGLIWVTNRMHIEIYKYPAWGDVVEIETWCQADGKIGTRRDWILKDLANGEVIGRATSKWVMMNQNTRRLQRVSDEVRDEVFIHCPKSPRLAFPEENNGSLKKIPVLTDPAQHSRLGLVPRRADLDMNQHVNNVTYIGWVLESIPQDIIDTHELQTITLDYRRECQHDDIVDSLTYIEEEINSNGSLFSAPHPEEQRQFLHCLRFAGAGDEINRGRTVWRKLAR from the exons ATGGGGAGCCTCCTCGAGGACGGCCTCTCCTACAAGGAGAGCTTCATCGTCCGCTGCTACGAGGTCGGCATCAACAAGACCGCCACCGTCGAGACCATCGCCAACCTCCTCCAG GAGGTAGGGTGTAATCATGCACAAAGCGTTGGGTTCTCCACCGACGGTTTTGCCACGACTACAACAATGAGAGAACTTGGACTCATTTGGGTGACAAATAGGATGCACATTGAGATCTACAAATACCCTGCTTG GGGTGATGTTGTTGAGATCGAAACATGGTGCCAAGCTGATGGAAAGATCGGTACTCGGCGTGATTGGATCCTTAAGGATTTAGCTAATGGTGAAGTTATTGGTAGAGCTACCAG caagtgggtcatgatgaacCAAAATACACGCAGACTTCAAAGAGTCAGTGACGAAGTCAGGGATGAGGTGTTTATCCACTGTCCAAAGAGTCCAAG ATTAGCATTCCCTGAGGAAAATAATGGTAGTCTGAAGAAGATTCCTGTTCTAACAGATCCTGCACAGCACTCGAGGCTCGGTCTAGTG CCTAGAAGAGCTGATCTGGACATGAACCAACATGTCAATAATGTCACTTACATTGGTTGGGTCCTCGAA AGCATACCTCAAGATATTATTGATACCCACGAGTTGCAAACAATCACTCTTGACTACAGAAGAGAATGCCAGCATGATGACATAGTCGATTCTCTCACCTATATAGAGGAGGAGATAAATTCTAATGGATCTCTGTTTTCAGCGCCGCACCCAGAAGAGCAGCGTCAGTTCTTGCACTGCTTGAGATTTGCTGGGGCTGGGGACGAGATCAACCGTGGTCGCACCGTGTGGAGGAAACTGGCTAGATAG